Proteins encoded within one genomic window of Eurosta solidaginis isolate ZX-2024a chromosome 1, ASM4086904v1, whole genome shotgun sequence:
- the Polr2L gene encoding DNA-directed RNA polymerases I, II, and III subunit RPABC5, translating into MIIPIRCFTCGKVIGNKWESYLGLLQAEYTEGDALDALGLKRYCCRRMLLGHVDLIEKLLNYAPLEK; encoded by the exons ATGATTATCCCAATCCGATGTTTTACTTGTGGCAAAGTTATCGGCAACAAATGGGAATCATATTTGGGCCTTTTGCAAGCAGAATACACAGAAGG TGACGCTTTGGATGCATTGGGTCTAAAACGTTATTGCTGTCGGCGCATGCTTTTGGGACATGTGGATTTGATTGAGAAATTGCTGAATTACGCTCCTTTGGAAAAATAA